A part of Arthrobacter dokdonellae genomic DNA contains:
- a CDS encoding DNA-3-methyladenine glycosylase family protein, which produces MGQAEPFHPPFEPGIFDFLAARAVAGVEEATSTSYARTLSLPGGHGWFRLAWDGRRLLLDHEVEDAADSPTLSAHVRHLFNLDHDPAAADAALGMDPLLSGRVAALPGIRLPGCVDPNEILIRAMIGQQITVAAATTALRQLVALSAPSRLPHGSMKRFFPTPAQIAADGRTILRGPQRRIDSIIAVAGMLADGSLRLDASDTPESLAEKLLPLPGIGPWTVGYVSMRVLGSSDIFLPTDSAVRNGFGLLRGDSLSTARSIKAPELARMAEPLRPWRSYATLHFWRVSGEKPVRGVSR; this is translated from the coding sequence ATGGGACAAGCAGAGCCATTCCATCCGCCTTTTGAACCGGGCATCTTCGATTTTCTGGCGGCGCGCGCCGTGGCGGGGGTGGAGGAAGCAACGTCAACCAGCTATGCCCGCACGCTCTCCCTTCCCGGAGGCCATGGTTGGTTCCGGCTGGCATGGGACGGCAGGCGGCTGCTGTTGGACCATGAGGTCGAAGACGCCGCGGACTCCCCTACGCTGTCCGCCCACGTCCGGCACCTTTTCAACCTGGACCACGACCCCGCAGCCGCGGACGCGGCCCTGGGCATGGACCCGCTGCTGTCCGGGAGGGTGGCAGCCCTACCGGGAATCCGGCTGCCGGGTTGCGTGGACCCGAACGAAATCCTCATCCGTGCGATGATCGGCCAGCAGATCACCGTGGCGGCGGCCACGACCGCGCTGCGGCAGTTGGTTGCACTCAGCGCTCCCAGCCGCCTGCCGCACGGTTCCATGAAGCGGTTCTTTCCCACCCCGGCACAGATCGCGGCAGACGGACGCACGATTCTGCGCGGCCCGCAGCGCCGGATCGACAGCATCATCGCTGTCGCGGGAATGCTGGCGGACGGATCCTTGCGCCTCGATGCTTCTGACACGCCCGAATCGTTGGCGGAGAAGCTGCTGCCGCTTCCCGGGATCGGGCCCTGGACCGTGGGCTATGTCAGCATGCGGGTGCTGGGCAGCAGCGACATCTTTCTCCCTACGGATTCGGCCGTCCGCAACGGCTTTGGCCTGCTCCGCGGCGACTCGCTAAGCACGGCCCGGTCCATCAAGGCGCCGGAGCTGGCCCGCATGGCCGAGCCACTTCGACCGTGGCGCTCCTATGCCACGCTGCATTTCTGGCGCGTATCCGGGGAAAAGCCAGTCCGAGGGGTCTCCCGTTGA
- a CDS encoding type I phosphoribosyltransferase yields MLNLDAVLATGGTLGAAAALLERAGAVVAGAGVVLEIEALAGRTNLPGRDVLSLLHV; encoded by the coding sequence GTGTTAAATCTCGACGCCGTCCTTGCCACGGGTGGCACGCTCGGTGCCGCGGCGGCGCTGCTGGAGCGCGCGGGCGCGGTGGTTGCCGGCGCCGGCGTCGTTCTGGAAATTGAGGCATTAGCGGGCAGGACCAATCTTCCCGGCCGCGATGTTTTGTCCCTGCTGCACGTGTAG
- a CDS encoding maleylpyruvate isomerase family mycothiol-dependent enzyme — protein MTEISTAQLTDRLGAAADALAGKAAKLSDDDVRAATELPGWTRGHILAHVANVADAVARQVEYALRGESIEFYDGGMGGRTQAIEMAAGNPAAEHQDKLDAALSRVLSALAGLDDEQWTLRINYRDGTVYDGALALWRELVIHLADLNVGRGPETWSKEFCLYLIAFLATRVPQGTRLVLLPLALPTITVGNGANTVSVQGMLTDIAAWLAGRTPTMDSLRAEAAADSVDLPKLLPWPSALNAAQ, from the coding sequence ATGACTGAGATCTCGACTGCACAGCTGACGGACCGCCTGGGGGCCGCAGCGGACGCGCTGGCCGGCAAAGCGGCCAAGCTAAGCGACGACGACGTCCGCGCCGCCACCGAACTGCCCGGCTGGACGCGCGGGCACATCCTGGCCCATGTTGCCAACGTCGCCGACGCCGTGGCCCGCCAGGTGGAGTATGCCCTGCGCGGGGAATCCATTGAGTTTTACGACGGCGGGATGGGTGGGCGGACGCAGGCCATTGAGATGGCGGCGGGGAACCCCGCCGCGGAGCACCAAGACAAGCTGGACGCCGCCCTGTCGCGCGTGCTTTCCGCATTGGCGGGGCTGGACGACGAGCAATGGACGTTGCGCATCAACTACCGCGACGGCACGGTGTACGACGGCGCGCTGGCGCTGTGGCGCGAGTTGGTCATCCACCTCGCGGACCTCAATGTGGGGCGCGGACCGGAAACCTGGTCCAAGGAATTCTGCCTCTACCTGATCGCGTTCCTGGCGACGCGGGTGCCGCAGGGCACCCGCCTGGTGCTGCTGCCTCTGGCACTTCCAACCATCACCGTGGGAAACGGCGCGAACACCGTGTCCGTGCAGGGCATGCTGACGGACATCGCCGCCTGGCTGGCCGGGCGCACCCCCACCATGGACAGCCTGCGCGCCGAGGCGGCGGCCGACTCCGTTGACCTGCCGAAACTCCTGCCCTGGCCTTCGGCCCTGAATGCCGCGCAGTAG
- a CDS encoding copper resistance CopC family protein codes for MAPHAPRNHHRHPLATALLSALTLAMLILPAAAAQAHDVLEGTSPTNGSTVASVPASIGMTFDHTPIAIGSEMLVKDARGSNWASGAVNIVDNHVTQALKPGAPAGKYTVEWRIVSSDSHPIEGTFTFTARGPAGISGPAVGPGTPASAQSTAVTAAAAGGVGIPWGAVGLGAGVLLVAIALLWAARRLIARTDGD; via the coding sequence ATGGCACCTCACGCTCCACGCAACCATCACCGACATCCCCTGGCCACAGCCCTGCTGTCGGCCCTGACATTGGCCATGTTGATCCTGCCTGCGGCGGCCGCGCAGGCCCACGATGTCCTGGAAGGCACCAGCCCGACCAATGGCTCAACGGTGGCCTCCGTGCCGGCGTCGATTGGAATGACGTTCGACCACACGCCCATCGCCATCGGATCGGAAATGCTCGTCAAGGACGCACGTGGAAGCAACTGGGCTTCAGGAGCCGTGAACATTGTCGATAACCACGTCACCCAGGCTCTGAAACCCGGTGCACCGGCCGGCAAGTACACTGTGGAATGGCGCATCGTGTCATCGGATTCGCACCCCATCGAAGGCACATTCACCTTTACCGCACGCGGCCCCGCAGGCATCTCAGGACCGGCCGTTGGTCCGGGGACCCCAGCCTCCGCCCAAAGCACCGCCGTTACAGCGGCGGCCGCTGGCGGCGTCGGAATTCCGTGGGGAGCCGTGGGCCTCGGCGCCGGGGTCCTTTTGGTGGCCATTGCGTTGTTGTGGGCCGCCCGGCGTCTGATTGCCCGGACGGATGGAGACTAG
- a CDS encoding HNH endonuclease signature motif containing protein has translation MEATARVPGQTGTPTGTGTAGGHIHQLITLAASLTAAATAASTAASTAAASGSAAATAAGGSGAPSDPVVPAPLGVSLESLGDAELIAWGRTVEQLSRYVQALQVQAAGTIATRTHEGRYLREGHKSPADVLTDALLLSRAEAGRRLNLAQHFLPATDPLTTVTTPCDQPVLATAFFTGTTTAEQALTASHYTADAAHLAHAGRTTAEKARELETTMTTHAQTQNPDFLRRIGTRAINIIDPDGDKPTEGELIAKQGIRFHRAYRGLIKITGHATIAQYESIMAYIGHSTNPAPHKDINTINPNNHDNGDGGNNHDNGSGSGSSDILPGQMNLMDLLHAATATGNAPTLATPTPPPAPPSGRAQPSEPAQPSEPAQPPGRAQPPAPASPAPGAAADNSWPPPQGPAPDWAQPATTDGDTGGTVPGNIGAAQDGAATDGTATDGAATGGTATSDGKDAGIRFIFPASPPPAGLGWQPQPAATTTHGTDTPTITAGGSSPDDVGSEGGAQFWATPGLDPTERGAPDRSGTEPPWPHLVHGIQIPEPGSDIDLPGLDPIDPTNTDPAVADKRTHAQKLLDGMIDCLHLAARTELLPLNGGMKPQLIISTTEADLQASRTQGKGGGIAFLPYTGPSNLSLFDTKLCDADVTTMILGDGQKILNVGRTQRLFTHTQRKLLIARDIGCTFPHCTRPARWCDAHHIIPWQDGGETSIENGALACEYHHTLIHQGHWSVRLLNGIPHYTPTHGTDPNRRDLRNPYHHGLTLPEH, from the coding sequence ATGGAAGCAACGGCAAGGGTGCCGGGACAGACCGGCACCCCGACAGGGACAGGGACCGCTGGTGGACACATCCACCAGCTGATCACCCTTGCCGCGTCCCTGACGGCAGCCGCCACCGCCGCATCCACCGCCGCATCCACCGCCGCGGCTTCTGGATCGGCGGCAGCCACTGCCGCCGGCGGTTCCGGTGCTCCCAGTGATCCGGTGGTCCCGGCCCCGCTGGGCGTGAGCCTGGAGTCCCTCGGCGATGCCGAACTGATCGCCTGGGGCCGGACCGTTGAACAGCTCAGCCGGTACGTCCAGGCCCTGCAGGTCCAGGCCGCCGGGACCATCGCCACCCGCACCCACGAGGGCCGCTACCTGCGGGAGGGACACAAATCCCCCGCCGACGTCCTCACCGACGCCCTGCTCCTCAGCCGCGCCGAAGCCGGCCGCCGCCTCAACCTCGCCCAGCACTTCCTGCCCGCCACGGACCCCCTCACCACCGTCACCACCCCCTGCGACCAGCCCGTCCTGGCCACCGCGTTCTTTACCGGCACCACCACCGCCGAACAAGCCCTGACCGCCTCCCACTACACCGCCGACGCCGCCCACCTCGCCCACGCCGGACGCACCACCGCCGAAAAAGCCCGCGAGCTCGAAACCACCATGACCACACACGCCCAAACCCAAAACCCGGACTTCCTGCGCCGCATCGGCACCCGCGCCATCAACATCATCGACCCCGACGGCGACAAACCCACCGAGGGCGAACTGATCGCCAAACAAGGCATCCGCTTCCACCGCGCCTACCGCGGCCTGATCAAAATCACCGGCCACGCCACCATCGCCCAATACGAAAGCATCATGGCCTACATCGGCCACTCCACCAACCCCGCCCCCCACAAAGACATCAACACCATCAACCCCAACAACCATGACAACGGTGACGGCGGCAACAACCATGACAACGGCTCCGGCTCCGGCTCCAGCGACATACTGCCGGGCCAAATGAACCTCATGGACCTCCTCCACGCAGCCACCGCCACCGGAAACGCGCCCACACTCGCCACCCCGACACCGCCACCAGCCCCACCGTCCGGACGAGCCCAGCCGTCCGAACCAGCCCAACCGTCCGAACCAGCCCAACCGCCGGGACGAGCCCAGCCACCAGCCCCGGCAAGCCCCGCCCCCGGCGCCGCCGCGGACAACTCCTGGCCGCCACCCCAAGGCCCGGCCCCGGACTGGGCCCAACCCGCCACCACCGATGGCGACACCGGAGGAACCGTCCCCGGCAACATCGGCGCCGCCCAGGACGGCGCCGCCACGGACGGCACGGCCACGGACGGCGCCGCCACGGGCGGCACGGCCACGAGCGACGGCAAAGACGCCGGCATCAGGTTCATCTTCCCGGCATCACCCCCGCCGGCAGGACTCGGCTGGCAACCCCAACCCGCAGCCACCACGACCCACGGCACCGACACGCCCACCATCACCGCTGGCGGCAGCAGCCCTGACGATGTCGGAAGTGAGGGCGGGGCACAGTTTTGGGCCACTCCCGGCCTTGACCCCACCGAGCGCGGCGCCCCCGACAGATCCGGGACCGAACCGCCCTGGCCACACCTGGTCCACGGAATCCAGATCCCCGAACCCGGCTCCGACATCGACCTGCCCGGACTGGACCCCATCGACCCGACCAACACCGACCCCGCCGTGGCCGACAAACGCACCCACGCCCAAAAACTCCTCGACGGCATGATCGACTGCCTCCACCTCGCCGCCCGCACCGAACTGCTGCCCCTCAACGGCGGCATGAAACCCCAACTGATCATCTCCACCACCGAAGCCGACCTCCAAGCCAGCCGCACCCAAGGCAAAGGCGGCGGCATCGCCTTCCTGCCCTACACCGGACCCAGCAACCTCTCCCTCTTCGACACCAAACTCTGCGACGCCGACGTCACCACCATGATCCTCGGCGACGGCCAAAAAATCCTCAACGTCGGACGCACCCAACGCCTCTTCACCCACACCCAACGCAAACTCCTCATCGCCCGCGACATCGGCTGCACCTTCCCCCACTGCACCCGCCCCGCCCGCTGGTGCGACGCACACCACATCATCCCCTGGCAGGACGGCGGGGAAACCAGCATCGAAAACGGCGCCCTGGCCTGCGAATACCACCACACCCTGATCCACCAAGGCCACTGGAGCGTCCGCCTCCTCAACGGCATCCCCCACTACACCCCCACCCACGGCACCGACCCCAACCGCCGCGACCTCCGCAACCCCTACCACCACGGCCTCACCCTCCCCGAACACTAA
- a CDS encoding SRPBCC domain-containing protein, which yields MADILDTLAGITRLVKNTQLNHQDATSVVLQREVSSPAHEVWAACTEAENIQQWFLPVTGDLSVGGHYALEGNASGEVLDCHTGRGFRVSWVMGNGPDSELEFTVTPTNIDHALVELRHTATVDPEMMGTYGPGAVGVGWDAALLGLYQYLRGVPTGPAHQPPPAVLNPFMAASSEAWADAAIANGASPEAARESAKRTTAFYTGTDDAGTP from the coding sequence ATGGCCGACATTTTGGACACACTCGCAGGCATCACCCGACTCGTCAAGAACACCCAACTCAACCATCAGGACGCCACCTCGGTGGTCCTGCAACGAGAAGTCTCTTCACCGGCACATGAAGTCTGGGCCGCGTGCACTGAGGCGGAGAACATTCAACAGTGGTTCCTCCCCGTTACCGGCGACCTCAGTGTCGGGGGACACTACGCCTTGGAAGGCAATGCGTCGGGAGAGGTCCTGGATTGCCATACCGGGCGCGGCTTTCGCGTTTCCTGGGTGATGGGCAATGGTCCGGACTCCGAGCTTGAATTCACCGTGACACCCACCAACATCGACCACGCCCTTGTGGAACTGCGGCACACGGCTACGGTGGACCCGGAAATGATGGGCACCTACGGTCCGGGGGCAGTCGGCGTGGGCTGGGATGCCGCCCTGCTCGGGCTGTACCAATACCTCCGCGGGGTGCCCACCGGTCCCGCGCACCAGCCGCCACCCGCGGTCTTGAACCCGTTCATGGCCGCCAGCAGCGAGGCTTGGGCTGACGCCGCCATTGCCAATGGCGCCTCCCCGGAGGCCGCCCGGGAATCAGCCAAGCGCACCACCGCCTTCTACACCGGAACGGACGACGCAGGCACCCCCTGA
- a CDS encoding YcnI family copper-binding membrane protein, with the protein MKTSLRRTLKTVTTGALAAAMLSLGVAAASAHVTVSPDDPAANGYTHLSFNVPNESVAAKTDKVVVNLPADAPFTSVSVRQLEGWTAKVITSKLPKPVIINGTTVTKAPSAVVWTADAAHEIGQNEYQTFALSVGKLPKAGTTITMPAVQTYTDGSTVEWNETAVAGKAEPEHPAPSFVTTAEDAAAPAAAAEGQSSNNGLSILALVLGAVGLLLGGSALGIVIAGRRKSAAK; encoded by the coding sequence ATGAAAACCTCCCTACGCCGCACCCTCAAGACCGTCACCACCGGAGCACTGGCCGCGGCCATGCTTTCACTGGGCGTGGCGGCCGCGTCCGCCCACGTCACGGTCAGTCCAGACGACCCGGCGGCCAACGGCTACACCCACCTGTCGTTCAACGTTCCGAACGAGTCGGTTGCGGCGAAGACTGACAAAGTGGTGGTCAACCTTCCCGCTGACGCCCCGTTCACCTCCGTTTCCGTCCGGCAGCTGGAGGGGTGGACGGCCAAAGTGATCACCAGCAAGCTGCCCAAGCCGGTCATCATCAACGGGACCACCGTGACCAAGGCACCGAGCGCGGTCGTGTGGACGGCCGACGCGGCGCATGAGATCGGGCAGAACGAGTACCAGACCTTCGCGCTCTCCGTGGGCAAGCTTCCCAAGGCCGGGACAACCATCACCATGCCGGCCGTGCAGACGTACACCGACGGCTCCACGGTCGAATGGAATGAAACGGCGGTCGCCGGAAAGGCCGAACCCGAACACCCCGCCCCGTCTTTCGTCACCACCGCCGAAGACGCCGCCGCACCGGCCGCAGCGGCCGAAGGGCAGTCGTCGAACAACGGCCTGTCAATTCTGGCCTTGGTCCTCGGTGCGGTGGGCCTCCTGCTGGGAGGCTCCGCCCTCGGCATTGTCATTGCCGGCCGCCGGAAATCCGCCGCCAAGTAG
- a CDS encoding DNA-3-methyladenine glycosylase — protein sequence MVPPADILELLQRPATEVAPYLLGALVRHETPEGPVVVRLTEVEAYLGPANSPDPDPGAHSYRGQTNRNAVMFGPPGHLYVYFTYGMHYCANLVCRPVGTSSGCLMRAGEIVEGLELARSRRPTAKRDYELAQGPARLTKAMGISAVHNGLPALGGEVTVTLPAEPSTRVMTGPRVGISGPGGTVDYPWRFWIDGDPTVSRFKPGVVRTPRRSALIVPSRGA from the coding sequence ATGGTCCCCCCTGCCGACATCCTTGAACTGCTGCAGCGTCCGGCTACAGAGGTCGCGCCCTACCTTTTGGGCGCACTGGTGAGGCACGAGACTCCTGAAGGGCCCGTCGTCGTACGTTTGACGGAGGTCGAAGCGTACTTGGGCCCGGCCAATTCCCCTGACCCGGACCCCGGGGCGCACAGCTACCGCGGACAGACGAACCGCAACGCCGTCATGTTCGGGCCGCCGGGTCATCTGTATGTCTATTTCACGTACGGCATGCACTATTGCGCGAACCTTGTGTGCCGCCCGGTTGGAACATCGTCGGGGTGCCTGATGAGAGCCGGCGAGATTGTGGAGGGACTGGAACTGGCCCGATCCCGCCGTCCCACCGCCAAGCGCGATTACGAGCTCGCGCAAGGACCTGCCAGGCTGACCAAGGCCATGGGCATCAGCGCCGTACACAACGGGCTTCCCGCGCTGGGAGGCGAGGTCACCGTCACGCTGCCTGCCGAGCCGTCGACGCGCGTCATGACGGGCCCGCGGGTTGGTATCAGCGGCCCGGGGGGAACGGTCGACTACCCCTGGCGCTTTTGGATTGACGGCGACCCCACCGTGTCCAGGTTCAAGCCCGGAGTGGTCCGCACTCCTCGCCGGTCCGCGTTAATCGTTCCGAGTCGTGGCGCTTAA